CCGGCGCGCCGCGAAGGCCACCGCCAGCCTCGCCGAACAGCGCTACCTGGAGACCCGGGCCGGCCGGGTGCGCCCCACCTAGGCTCGGGGCCGCCCGCCGCCGGCCGTGACCCCCACGCGTCCGCCACCTGCCCCCGTCCCGACCGCCGACACCACGCCGACACCACCCGGAACGGGACCAAACGCAGGTTCGCTTGGGCCCGCGGTAGCGGTCGCCGCAGACCGCGGGCTGGTCCTCGGTCCTGCGGATATTGATCGGTCTGGTCTGCTGGCAGAGGCCGCAGAGCCGAGGCGGGGACATGTAGCAGCTCGAACAGGCCGGCCCGGCCTCGGTGTTGGCGTTCGCCGGCCGCAGTCTCCCGCAGTGGACGCACTCGTGTTTCGGCTTGGGGGTGCACTGAAGGATGTCGCAGAGCGCGACGAGGGTGTCCATGCTCATCCGCTGCGGCGGCTGGGTCACCAGCCGGTAGACCTGTTCCCGTGACAGGGTGATTCCGCGTTCGGCCAGCAGCGGCACCAGGTCGGAGGTCTGGAACATCTGGCGCTCGGCCATCAGTTGGCGGAGCTGCCACTGGTAGCCCATCTTCTTGATCACGGCATCACGTTCCAGTCTTCGCCCAGTCGGTTCCTCATCGATGCTTCCAGCAGCGTGTTCCGGTACTCGTTGGAGACCCCCATGCAAATCGCCGTGGTTGAGGCGTGGGAGTGACCGACCTGCTCTTGAACAAACCAGGCTGAATACCCGAGTTCGGTCAAATGTGTGATGTGGCTGTGGCGAAGACAGTGCAGGTCGAGGTCCTCGTCGAGGCCGGCGTCCTCGCGGGCCGTCATGAATGCTTCGTTGATCGACCGGGGCGACAACCGTCCGACCCGCTCGGTCACCCAGAGCGCGGGATGACGTCCGGGCGAGAGGTACGGCCGTATCTCGGTCACCCACTCGTTCAGGACGTCGACCGGCCAGTCCATCTCCGGGACCATCAGCACGGTGCGGCGCTTGGGCGGCGCCCCCTTCGACGCCTTGCCGAAGCGGACCATCATGCTGCCGTAGCCGCGGATCTGCGGAGCTTTGCGGTTGCGCCGCAGGTCGACCGGATCGACCTTGGACGACTCCGTCCGGCGCGTGCCGTAGGCGTAGCTGGTCTTGAGGACCGCCGCGCCCCGCAGGGCCGTCAGGGCGCCCTTGCGACCCTGACCCCGGAGCTTGCCCGGCCGGGCGTCGGCGGCGTCGAAGAGGGCCTGGACCTCGTCGTAGGTCAGCGGGCGCCGGCGCGGGTCGCCCTCGTACTCGACCGTACGCAGGATGGAGTTGCCCTCATGGAAGACCTGCTGAGGGGCGCACGCCGACTACGGAGGACAGCTCTCCTTCGGTGCGCCACCCGGTCGATTCTGATCATGTTCGCAAACGTACAGTTCCGGCATGAGTGATAGCCGTGCAGAGATCCAGGACCTCAATAGTCGCTACGCGATCGCTTTCGACTCCGGGCAGCTTGACGAGTCCGTCGACTGTTGGGCCGAGGATGGCACCTTGGACGAGACCGAAACTGGCTTCGGCTTGTTCGAAGGCCGCGAGGCGATCCGCGTCTTCTTCCGCGACACCCTCATGGCCAACTCCACGAACGTCGTCCACATGATGTTCAACCACCTGATCACCAGCATCGAGGGTGACCATGGTGAAGGCAGGGTCAACTGTCTCGTCGAGATCGTGAAGACCGATGGCAGTTACGCGCGCGCCCACGTCACGTACAGCGATCGCTACGTCCGGGTCGCAGGCCAGTGGAAATTCGCCAGCCGCGTCGTCACCTCGTCCTTCCCGCACGAGGCACTCACGAGCTGATGCTTGGGTACCCGAAGCGGACATCCTCGGCGTCCTGAGCAGCCCGTGACTCGCGGCCGAGTGACCGCGGTCGACGTCAGCCGCGGCGCGATCCGCACGGTCATCGCCGACCTCGGCCCCCCGCCCAGATCTGAGTCCACCTCCCGATCCCGAGGGGCAGCCCAGGGGCATTCCGCACGTTGGAACATCCCGCTGTACCAGCAATTCCCTTCGGACAGCGGGTGGCCAGGCCGGGCCACTGCTTCGTGCCGCGAGGTAGTGGGCCCAGCTCTCGTTGGCGAGCTGGGCCCATCTGTGTGCGGTGGCCGGGTGGA
This sequence is a window from Streptomyces sp. NBC_01775. Protein-coding genes within it:
- a CDS encoding tyrosine-type recombinase/integrase, translated to MLRTVEYEGDPRRRPLTYDEVQALFDAADARPGKLRGQGRKGALTALRGAAVLKTSYAYGTRRTESSKVDPVDLRRNRKAPQIRGYGSMMVRFGKASKGAPPKRRTVLMVPEMDWPVDVLNEWVTEIRPYLSPGRHPALWVTERVGRLSPRSINEAFMTAREDAGLDEDLDLHCLRHSHITHLTELGYSAWFVQEQVGHSHASTTAICMGVSNEYRNTLLEASMRNRLGEDWNVMP
- a CDS encoding nuclear transport factor 2 family protein, with product MSDSRAEIQDLNSRYAIAFDSGQLDESVDCWAEDGTLDETETGFGLFEGREAIRVFFRDTLMANSTNVVHMMFNHLITSIEGDHGEGRVNCLVEIVKTDGSYARAHVTYSDRYVRVAGQWKFASRVVTSSFPHEALTS